The genomic interval CAGTCTGTGTGGGTGTTCATTGGATGCAAGGTTGAGGAGGGGCTCTGTGGCCGGTCACACACCCAGGAGCCTGCCTGGAttatagagggaggaggaagccTTGTGCCCAATAGCAGTTCTCCTAACAGACCATCCAGTCATCCACAGCCCTGACCTTCTCCCTCTGGAGGCTACTGGCTGCACCATCCCGCCAGTCAAAACAGGGAACCAGAAGCGTGATTGAGGATATGTGTGAGGTGAAGTCTGCGTAGCGCCCCACACGCCCCACATCTATTGGTCCCTGGAGCTGGGAAGCTGTGTGTCAGTGGACTGTGATTGGTCCTCGTCATACGAACACCTTGGCAAGAGCGTCTGCCCCGGCGGAGGCGATGTAGGCCTTAGAGGGGTGGAAGGCCACATCATGGATAGACTCATCATTCTTCTTCCTGTGAGCTGTAAACTCCTGGATACACGTTTTAGTCTCCAGGTTCCACAGACGGATAGAACAGTCATGacctgagggaggagaggagagagggattagggaggggaaagaggagaggagagagggattagggaggggaaagagaggagagggggattaaggaggggaaagagagagcagatgaatagaacagtcatgacctgagggaggagaggagagggggattaaggaggggaaagagaggagagggggattagggaggggaaagagaggagagggggattagggaggggaaagagaggagaggagagggggattaaggaggggaaagagagagctgatgaatagaacagtcatgacctgagggaggagaggagagagggattagggaggggaaagagaggagaggagagagggattaaggaggggaaagagaggagaggagaggggaattaaggaggggaaagagaggagagggggattaaggaggggaaagagagagcagatgaatagaacagtcatgacctgagggaggagaggagaggagagggggattagggaggggaaagagaggagaggagaggggaattaaggaggggaaagagaggagaggagaggggaattaaggaggggaaagagaggagagggggattaaggaggggaaagagagagcagaTGAACAGAACAGTCATGacctgagggaggagaggagagagggattagggaggggaaagagaggagaggagagagggattaaggaggggaaagagagcagaggaggattaagtaggggaaagagaggagaggagagggggattaaggaggggaaagagagagcagaTGAACAGAACAGTCATGaccgagggaggagaggagagagggattagggaggggaaagaggagaggagaggagagagggattagggaggggaaagagagcagaggaggattaaggaggggaaagagagcagatgaatagaacagtcatgacctgagggaggagaggagagggggattaaggaggggaaagagagagcagaTGAACAGAACAGTCATGacctgagggaggagaggagagagggattagggaggggaaagagaggagaggagagagggattaaggaggggaaagagagcagaggaggattaaggaggggaaagagaggagaggagagggggattaaggaggggaaagagagagcagaTGAACAGAACAGTCATGacctgagggaggagaggagagagggattagggaggggaaagaggagaggagagggggattagggaggggaggagagggggattaaggaggggaaagagagagcagaTGAACAGAACAGTCATGacctgagggaggagaggagaggagagggggattagggaggggaaagagaggagaggagagagggattaaggaggggaaagagaggagggggattagggaggggaaagagaggagagggggattaaggaggggaaagagagagcagatgaatagaacagtcatgacctgagggaggagaggagagagggattagggaggggaaagaggagagagggattagggaggggaaagagagcagaggaggattaaggagggcaAAGAGAGCAGATGAATAGAACAGTCATGacctgagggaggagaggagagggggattagggaggggaaagagaggagaggagagagggattaaggaggggaaagagaggagaggagagagggattaaggaggggaaagagagcgcAGACGAATTAGAGCAGTcaactggaggtaggagaggagaaagggattaGGGAGGGGAAAATTATcaaagaggaggagagcaggaagTAGTAAGGGAGAAGAACGAGAACAGTAGGTGGGCGACAAGGCAGTTCACATAAAGTGTACAGCTTTATAAAACAGGGTTCAGTTCTGGGCCCTCTCCTGTTTTATAAAGGATACAgctctggtgtcccccagggttcAGTTCTGGGCCCTCTCCTGTTTTATAAAGGATACAgctctggtgtcccccagggttcAGTTCTGGGCCCTCTCCTGTTTTATAAAGGATACAgctctggtgtcccccagggttcAGTTCTGGGCCCTCTCCTGTTTTATAAAGGATACAgctctggtgtcccccagggttcAGTTCTGGGCCCTCTCCTGTTTTATAAAGGATACAgctctggtgtcccccagggttcAGTTCTGGGCCCTCTCCTGTTTTATAAAGTCTGTCAAATCATCACATGGACTCTCCAACCATTGCTATTATCATCACATGCAGGATGACAAGGTATATATCTAGCTGAGTATGTTAGAAATCATTGTTATGGAGAGATAGCTACTTACTGccagacatcagatagagaccGTTGGGGTCGACAGCTAGACTGGTAACGGCATCCAGGTGGGCCACCATCGAGTGGATCAGCTTCCCTGAACAGTTCAAATGGAAAACATTTGTTAATTTAATGTTtctgctttctctgtgtgtgAAGGTTAATTACCtacggctcgtatttctgtgtgttatttggttataattaagtctatgatttgatagagcagtctgactgagcggtggtaggcagcaggctcgtaagcgttcattcacacagcactttcgtgcgtttgccagcagcccttcgcaatgcattgcgctatttatgacttcaagcctgtcaactcccaagattaggctggtgtaaccgatgtgaaatggctagctagttagccgggtgcgcgatAATAGCGTTTCAAAAAATTGCTATGGTGAAACCCTTTCTGAAGAAAAGGAATCTGGATTCTTCAGCTCTCAGCATCTCCAGCCTTCCGTTCTTCATTAAACTTCTGGAGAAATTGGTGTTCAAACAGCTAAATAATTTAAGTGTGaagtgtattttttttaaaattggtTTTCGTGCCCAACACAGAGACAGTCTTAGTTAAAGTGGTAACTGATCCTAGAGCCAACAGAGAGACAGTCTTAGTGGTAACTGATCCTAGAGCCAACAGAGAGACAGTcttagttaaagtggtaaatgatcctagagccaacacagagacagtcttagttaaagtggtaaatgatcctagagccaacacagagacagtcttagttaaagtggtaaatgATCCTTGAGCCAACACAGAGACAGTCTTAGTTAAAGTGGTAACTGATCCTAGAGCCAACACAGAGACAGTCTTAGTGGTAACTGATCCTAGAGCCAACAGAGAGACAGTCTTAGTGGTAACTGATCCTAGAGCCAACAGAGAGACAGTcttagttaaagtggtaaatgACCAGAACAGGTCTCTGGCTGCCTGTCAATTTTAGAACATATCTGAAGATTATTATATTGGTTTTAAAATCAATCCATGATTGTTCACCCCAATACATATCAGACATGCTTTAAGTtctgtacccagtaggtccctccgGTCCTCTGGCCTTTCAACTAccccaaagcccaggaccaagaggcatggagagagcagcctctAGTTACTGTGGGCCCCCAGCctctagttactatgggcccccagcctctagttactatgggcccccagcctctagttactatgggcccccagcctctagttactatgggcccccagcctctagttactatgggcccccagcctctagttactatgggcccccagcctttagttactatgggcccccagccttcagttactatgggcccccagcctctagttactatgggcccccagcctctagttactatgggcccccagcctctagttactatgggcccccagcctctagttactatgggcccccagcctctagttactatgggcccccagtctttagttactatgggcccccagcctttagttactatgggcccccagcctttagttactatggcccccagcctttagttactatgggcccccagtctttagttactatgggcccccagcctttagttactatgggcccccagcctctagttactatgggcccccagcctttagttactatgggcccccagcctttagttactatgggcccccagcctttagttactatgggcccagcctttagttactatgggcccccagcctttagttactatgggcccccagcctttagttactatgggcccccagcctttagttactatgggcccccagcctttagttactatgggcccccagcctttagttactatgggtccccagcctttagttactatgggcccccagcctttagttactatgggcccccagcttttattttcatagtttattcctgtaaagcacattgtgttgcattgcatgtctgaaatgtgctgtataaataaaactCGATTTGATTTAGTCCCCAATCACGTGGTGTTTGTGTACAAGCACACAACGAGGAGAGAcggagccttgtgagtcactGTTGTGCAGCAGGGAATTCAcaactgtctgtctgccagctaCATATCCTATAAATTAACTGTCTCAAATTTGCTAAATGCTCTACAGTTGTTCATTTGGTTTGATAATTTAGTCAACAagtcagccatccagccagccagccctccatccagtcagtcagtcagtcagtcagtcagtcaggtcagtcagccagccatccagccagccctccatccagtcagccctccatccagccagccatccagccagccctccatccagccagccatccagccaggtTCAAAAGGGATCGTTGTGTTTAATAGGGCGCGTAGCTATAGCCTATATAGAATGGATCTGTGTTTAATAGGGCGCGTAGCTATAGCCTATATAGAATGGGTCTGTGTTTAACACGGCGCGTAGCTATAGCCTATATAGAATGGGTCTGTGTTTAACACGGCGCGTAGCTATAGCCTATATAGAATGGGTCTGTGTTTAATAGGGCGCGTAGCTATAGCCTATATAGAATGGGTCTGTGTTTAATAGGGCACGTAGCTATAGCCTATATAGAATGGGTCTGTGTTTAATAGGGCGCGTAGCTATAGCCTATATAGAATGGATCTGTGTTTAATAGGGCGCGTAGCTATAGCCTATATAGAATGGGTCTGTGTTTAATAGGGCGCGTAGCTATAGCCTATATAGAATGGGTCTGTGTTTAATAGGGCGCGTAGCTATAGCCTATATAGAATGGGTCTGTGTTTAATAGGGCGCGTAGCTATAGCCTATATAGAATGGGTCTGTGTTTAATAGGGCGCGTAGCTATAGCCTATATAGAATGGGTCTGTGTTTAATAGGCGCGTAGCTATAGCCTATATAGAATGGGTCTGTGTTTAATAGGGCGCGTAGCTATAGCCTATATAGAATGGATCTGTGTTTAATAGGGCGCGTAGCTATAGCCTATATAGAATGGGTCTGTGTTTAATAGGGCGCGTAGCTATAGCCTATATAGAATGGGTCTGTGTTTAATAGGGCGCGTAGCTATAGCCTATATAGAATGGGTCTGTGTTTAACACGGCGCGTAGCTATAGCCTATATAGAATGGGTCTGTGTTTAACACGGCGCGTAGCTATAGCCTATATAGAATGGGTCTGTGTTTAACACGGCGCGTAGCTATAGCCTATATAGAATGGGTCTGTGTTTAATAGGGCGCGTAGCTATAGCCTATATAGAATGGGTCTGTGTTTAATAGGGCGCGTAGCTATAGCCTATATAGAATGGGTCTGTGTTTAATAGGGCGCGTAGCTATAGCCTATATAGAATGGGTCTGTGTTTAATAGGGCGCGTAGCTATAGCCTATATAGAATGGGTCTGTGTTTAATAGGGCGCGTAGCTATAGCCTATATAGAATGGGTCTGTGTTTAATAGGGCGCGTAGCTATAGCCTATATAGAATGGGTCTGTGTTTAACAGGGCGCGTAGCTATAGCCTATATAGAATGGGTCTGTGTTTAATAGGGCGCGTAGCTATAGCCTATATAGAATGGGTCTGTGTTTAACACGGCGCGTAGCTATAGCCTATATAGAATGGGTCTGTGTTTAATAGGGCGCGTAGCTATAGCCTATATAGAATGGGTCTGTGTTTAATAGGGCGCGTAGCTATAGCCTATATAGAATGGATCTGTGTTTAATAGGGCGCGTAGCTATAGCCTATATAGAATGGGTCTGTGTTTAACACGGCGCGTAGCTATAGCCTATATAGAATGGGTCTGTGTTTAATAGGGCGCGTAGCTATAGCCTATATAGAATGGGTCTGTGTTTAATAGGGCGCGTAGCTATAGCCTATATAGAATGGGTCTGTGTTTAATAGGGCGCGTAGCTATAGCCTATATAGAATGGGTCTGTGTTTTCATATAGAAAGAAGGTGTTGTGGGGGTcacagagtgcgagagagagagagagagagaaacagagtctcACTCTAAGTGTTGATTAGTCATTACTGCTCTGCTTCCATCTGGCTGATTTAAATAACCTGAGCTTCATTTCACATTCATCATCTCTCAGTCAGCCCTAGACATCTTCAGCAGCCCGAAGGATTCAGGACCGGACTAATCATTTATCTTTGAAGTAGTACACATCGGACCGGACTAATCATTTATCTTTGAAGTAGTACACATCGGACCGGACTAATCATTTATCTTTGAAGTAGTACACATCGGACCGGACTAATCATTTATCTTTGAAGTAGTACACATCGGACCGGACTAATCATTTATCTTTGAAGTAGTACACGTCGGACCGGACTAATCATTTATCTTTGAAGTAGTACACGTCGGACCGGACTAATCATTTATCTTTGAAGTAGTACACATCGGACCGGACTAATCA from Salmo salar chromosome ssa28, Ssal_v3.1, whole genome shotgun sequence carries:
- the LOC106589997 gene encoding striatin-like, coding for MVAHLDAVTSLAVDPNGLYLMSGSHDCSIRLWNLETKTCIQEFTAHRKKNDESIHDVAFHPSKAYIASAGADALAKVFV